A genomic window from Anguilla rostrata isolate EN2019 chromosome 14, ASM1855537v3, whole genome shotgun sequence includes:
- the LOC135240141 gene encoding tubulin beta-1 chain-like gives MREIVHLQAGQCGNQIGAKFWEVISDEHGIDPTGSYHGDSDLQLDRINVYYNEASGGKYVPRAILVDLEPGTMDSVRSGPFGQIFRPDNFVFGQSGAGNNWAKGHYTEGAELVDSVMDVVRKEAESCDCLQGFQLTHSLGGGTGSGMGTLLISKIREEYPDRIMNTFSVVPSPKVSDTVVEPYNATLSVHQLVENTDETYCIDNEALYDICFRTLKLTTPSYGDLNHLVSATMSGVTTCLRFPGQLNADLRKLAVNMVPFPRLHFFMPGFAPLTSRGSQQYRALTVPELTQQMFDSKNMMAACDPRHGRYLTVAAIFRGRMSMKEVDEQMLNVQNKNSSYFVEWIPNNVKTAVCDIPPRGLKMAATFIGNSTAIQELFKRISEQFTAMFRRKAFLHWYTGEGMDEMEFTEAESNMNDLVSEYQQYQDATADEEGEFEDEEGEQELA, from the exons ATGAGGGAAATTGTGCATCTTCAAGCAGGGCAATGCGGTAATCAGATTGGAGCAAAG TTTTGGGAGGTGATCAGTGACGAGCATGGCATTGATCCTACAGGCTCTTACCATGGAGACAGCGATCTGCAGCTGGACAGAATCAATGTATATTACAATGAAGCTTCAG GTGGAAAATACGTCCCCCGTGCTATCCTGGTGGATCTGGAGCCTGGCACGATGGACTCTGTGAGGTCCGGACCATTTGGGCAGATCTTCAGGCCAGACAACTTTGTCTTTG GCCAGAGTGGTGCTGGAAACAACTGGGCAAAGGGCCACTACACTGAGGGGGCAGAGCTAGTCGATTCAGTCATGGATGTGGTGAGGAAGGAGGCTGAGAGCTGTGACTGCCTGCAGGGCTTCCAGCTCACCCACTCCCTGGGTGGGGGTACAGGTTCCGGCATGGGCACCCTGCTGATCAGCAAGATCCGAGAAGAGTACCCCGACCGTATCATGAATACGTTCAGCGTGGTGCCCTCTCCAAAAGTGTCAGACACTGTGGTTGAGCCCTACAATGCTACCCTGTCTGTGCACCAGCTGGTAGAAAACACAGATGAGACCTACTGTATTGACAATGAAGCTCTGTACGATATCTGCTTCCGTACACTCAAGCTCACCACACCATCATATGGAGACCTCAACCACTTGGTCTCTGCCACAATGAGCGGGGTCACCACCTGCCTGCGTTTCCCTGGCCAGCTCAATGCAGATCTGCGCAAGCTTGCTGTCAACATGGTTCCATTCCCTCGTCTCCATTTCTTCATGCCTGGGTTTGCACccctcaccagcagggggagccaaCAGTACAGAGCCCTGACAGTTCCAGAGCTCACCCAGCAGATGTTTGATTCCAAGAACATGATGGCTGCCTGTGACCCGCGTCATGGCCGCTATCTCACAGTGGCTGCTATTTTCCGTGGACGTATGTCCATGAAGGAAGTGGATGAGCAGATGCTGAATGTgcagaacaaaaacagcagctaCTTTGTGGAATGGATCCCCAACAACGTCAAGACCGCTGTGTGCGACATCCCACCTCGTGGCCTCAAGATGGCCGCCACCTTCATTGGAAACAGCACTGCCATCCAGGAGCTGTTCAAGCGCATCTCTGAGCAATTTACCGCCATGTTCAGGCGCAAGGCCTTCCTTCACTGGTACACTGGAGAGGGCATGGATGAGATGGAGTtcacagaggcagagagcaaCATGAATGACCTGGTGTCTGAGTACCAGCAGTACCAGGATGCCACTGCAGATGAGGAGGGAGAGtttgaggatgaggagggagaACAAGAGCTGGCTTAA
- the LOC135240142 gene encoding tubulin beta-4B chain: MREIVHLQAGQCGNQIGAKFWEVISDEHGIDPTGTYHGDSDLQLERINVYYNEATGGKYVPRAVLVDLEPGTMDSVRSGPFGQIFRPDNFVFGQSGAGNNWAKGHYTEGAELVDSVLDVVRKEAESCDCLQGFQLTHSLGGGTGSGMGTLLISKIREEYPDRIMNTFSVVPSPKVSDTVVEPYNATLSVHQLVENTDETYCIDNEALYDICFRTLKLTTPTYGDLNHLVSATMSGVTTCLRFPGQLNADLRKLAVNMVPFPRLHFFMPGFAPLTSRGSQQYRALTVPELTQQMFDAKNMMAACDPRHGRYLTVAAVFRGRMSMKEVDEQMLNVQNKNSSYFVEWIPNNVKTAVCDIPPRGLKMAATFIGNSTAIQELFKRISEQFTAMFRRKAFLHWYTGEGMDEMEFTEAESNMNDLVSEYQQYQDATAEEEGEFEEEGEEELA, translated from the exons ATGAGGGAAATTGTTCATCTGCAGGCTGGCCAATGTGGAAACCAAATTGGAGCCAAG TTCTGGGAGGTGATCAGCGACGAGCATGGAATCGATCCCACCGGTACCTATCACGGCGACAGTGACCTCCAGCTGGAGAGGATTAATGTCTACTATAACGAAGCTACGG GTGGCAAATATGTCCCCCGTGCTGTCCTGGTGGATCTGGAGCCTGGCACGATGGACTCTGTGAGGTCCGGACCATTTGGGCAGATCTTCAGGCCAGACAACTTTGTCTTTG GCCAGAGTGGTGCTGGAAACAACTGGGCAAAGGGCCACTACACTGAGGGGGCAGAGCTAGTCGATTCAGTCCTGGATGTGGTGAGGAAGGAGGCTGAGAGCTGTGACTGCCTGCAGGGCTTCCAGCTCACCCACTCCCTGGGTGGGGGTACAGGTTCCGGCATGGGCACCCTGCTGATCAGCAAGATCAGAGAAGAGTACCCCGACCGTATCATGAATACGTTCAGCGTGGTGCCCTCTCCAAAAGTGTCAGACACTGTGGTTGAGCCCTACAATGCTACCCTGTCTGTGCACCAGCTGGTAGAAAACACAGATGAGACCTACTGTATTGACAATGAAGCTCTGTACGATATCTGCTTCCGTACACTCAAGCTCACTACGCCCACCTATGGCGACCTCAACCACTTGGTCTCTGCCACAATGAGCGGGGTCACCACCTGCCTGCGTTTCCCTGGCCAGCTCAATGCAGATCTGCGCAAGCTTGCCGTCAACATGGTTCCATTCCCTCGTCTCCATTTCTTCATGCCTGGGTTTGCACccctcaccagcagggggagccaaCAGTACAGAGCCCTGACAGTTCCAGAGCTCACCCAGCAGATGTTTGATGCCAAAAACATGATGGCTGCCTGTGACCCGCGTCATGGCCGCTATCTCACAGTGGCTGCTGTTTTCCGTGGACGTATGTCCATGAAGGAAGTGGATGAGCAGATGCTGAATGTgcagaacaaaaacagcagctaCTTTGTGGAATGGATCCCCAACAACGTCAAGACCGCTGTGTGCGACATCCCACCTCGTGGCCTCAAGATGGCCGCCACCTTCATTGGAAACAGCACTGCCATCCAGGAGCTGTTCAAGCGCATCTCTGAGCAATTTACCGCCATGTTCAGGCGCAAGGCCTTCCTTCACTGGTACACTGGAGAGGGCATGGATGAGATGGAGTtcacagaggcagagagcaaCATGAATGACCTGGTGTCTGAGTACCAGCAGTACCAGGATGCCActgcagaagaggaaggagagtttgaggaggagggagaagaggagctGGCTTAA